In a single window of the Polynucleobacter sp. MWH-UH24A genome:
- a CDS encoding antibiotic biosynthesis monooxygenase: protein MILEVVDIRIDESKQDEFNEAILRGVRTAIAPAKGFRGFKVNHSIESPNRYLLMIYWDTLENHMVDFRGSPAFIEWRSIVGPFFTQPPAVEHFNLVGKSD, encoded by the coding sequence ATGATTCTAGAAGTGGTTGATATTCGTATCGACGAAAGCAAGCAAGATGAGTTTAATGAGGCAATTTTACGGGGGGTTCGCACTGCGATCGCACCCGCTAAAGGGTTTCGGGGCTTTAAAGTCAATCACAGCATTGAGTCGCCTAATCGCTACCTACTCATGATTTATTGGGACACCCTTGAGAACCATATGGTGGATTTTCGGGGATCCCCAGCGTTTATCGAGTGGCGAAGCATTGTGGGCCCATTTTTCACTCAACCACCCGCTGTTGAGCATTTCAACTTAGTGGGTAAATCTGACTAA